ATGCATTTCGGGAGAGTTTACGAGTAAGCTATGCACGTTTTATGCGTGACGAACGTCCCAAAACATCGCTTCCTATCCCagaatgcattgtttttttcctatctgttaaaggaacacgttgccttggatcggtcgagttggtttttgaaaagcgtttgtaaccgtttttcataaaatgcatatgggtagaaagatgttgtaaaagtagaatacaatgatccacacaaacatacctcaaaattgcgtggttttccttttacctcgtcgactaacacgtcggccatttatgggggtcaaaattttgactcccataaatggccgaccgtgttggttcgcacagtagaaggaaaaccatgcaatttcgaggcaaacttgtgtggatcattgtattctaattttaaaacgtctttccaaccatatgcattatataaaaatcggttacaaacgcttttgttttgaccaactcgtccgatccaaggcaacgtgttcctttaaggggtcTATGTGCATGGTTCGATAAAGTTATGATTATACCCATGTATGTTTTCTGGTTTATAGGCTAGTTGGTTGTGGTTTTAGTCAAGTTTGGTTgccacccgaacttgctcaaTTCTTTATTCATGCGGtccattatacattttttttttagatatggcTATTACCTCAACCAGTCTAATGAGATCGAGGCTGTTTCTTGTCGAGCATGTTTGTTTGTAGGCTAGGTTGAGTCTATGAAATTTTGGCATTTTCTGTGATCTCTTTTACTTGTGATAGTGATGAAGCGGTAAGCCTGTTGAAAACGTGCATCACTTACTTCGTTACGGGGCAAGAATATCAATGCTTGTATGCACGATGACATGACCAACATTGGGCAGACAttggaaaataaaacacaacttaatgggcaaacatttttatagctcaacatttattttgcaattcgtttaaaaaaaagtaattgtcaaagtggGTTTCTACTCATTACTTTTATGTTCTGAAAATGGTTGGataattattttagtttacGGTTGATTTAAAACTATTTGGGGATCCGATCCTGGTGACTTGTAGACCTGTGTCTGGACATTATAATTTAAGCACTTCCATCTTCGACTCAACAGGGCTGATTTTTTCATAcaattttcttaattttcttatttgttcatgatgggaaaacaaaaaacaggagTGTTTTGTATGACACAGTGCTGTTTCCTTCCACAGCAACACGAAATTGTgtaaactcaaaataaatgttagcataaaaacgtacttggtaacgagcaatggagagctgttgatagtagaaaacattgtgagaaacagcttcctttgaagtaaagtagtttttgaggaagaggtaatttctcactcaaataataacaaaatacttcagaacggaagccttttattttaggtatctgaaagcacaacactgtgtgcaacaagggtgttttactttcattctcttgcaacttcgatgaccagctgagcccaaattttcacagatttgttattttatgcatttgttgggaacacttgggatacaccaagtgaatatactggtctttgacaactaccacaGGTGTCAAGTCCTTTAAAGTAGGGGAACATTTTAGGGTGGGGCACCCTCTGCCCTATAGACCTTTCGTTCGCAAGTTCAGAGCCCGAGTTTTGGGGATCGAGGTTAGACAAAtgtggaaagccataaatgcaaaacaaaaacagaaagctACTGTTCTGTTTGCAGTAACGTTACACAAAATATTCATACTCAATTGTTGAATTGGTTGGAACAAAACAACCAGTCGTGGGAGGTATTTGAAAGTTTGCTGAAAATGTTGAGTTTGGTCAGAATGAAACTGGGCACtgcctcaaatagtcgcgactttgGCACTAGTCGccattaatttttaattcccaaATTCATTACGGCATGTTTACCACAGGTGAAATAGCAACATTAATGCTggaggattgtgtcactgatgtccgATTGTCTTTcataggtaaattatgttgtcgtgaatagtcgtgagcgacacaagttcaccaaacaggtaccgtagtcgcgactatttttgttgtagtcgttaaaaaaaaaacgatattCGCGACACCACTAAGCATTCAATAGTCTCTACTTGTCGCACTAATCGCCCAGGTCAATGTGAAATTTATATCAGGAGATGACAGTCTTTAGAAGTTCTTAAACTTCTTCTTAAAGCTGTGTTGGATCTTGACAGGTTTCTCCCTTAGCGTTGGCTCAGGGAGGTCCACAGCTCTGTCTGCCTCCTTGACAGACTCAAACCAAACAAAACCATATCTGTTGAACGGAAAAGCAACAAGAGAAACTTCAGTTTCCTATCAAaagtgttgtaaaaaaaaaaaaaacttcatacTTGTTTCACAATCATACTGAAGAAATTCCATTGGTATTTTAACCCCCCACGACCATCAAGCAAAGAAACCATAAATTATTATGTACTAATTGGTATTACAAGTAAAGAAAACATTCTGCTGCTACACTTAGCgttttcttgtaaagcgctCAAATGCCGCTCGACAAAAATTGAAAACCATACActaaaaaacatgtacatgtacacagtacagTAAATAAGCCTAGCAtatcaaaaacacaaacacgtTTAAACGCAGAAATTAAACAAAGGGTTCAACATTTTTTACGCCGTGCACCACGGTTACTGCGTCTATAGTCTGCCGCTTTGGAACTCAACATGCCCTAAATGCCATATCAGTTTAAgggtactccccagggagctgagaaagactaACGGAATATTATTGCCCCAATGACAAGCAGCCCATGTCACAACACCtttggattaatcctatctcgagttaggatgagtaactcatcctaactgaACTGAGGACGGGTTTAATACGTCCTAacatctatggatacggaactttactcgtcctacatgtaaggttaatcctaagttagataGAGTTTGTCAAAATCGACGGTAGGGCACTTGAAGGGCATTGgaatggttattgtgaaatgcgctatttaagaacttcttattattattattattactatgtaTAACACACAGggaatttgactcccaaaataaaTTGCAACCAAGATGATTGCAATCTAATTctagtatatttgttattagggacttttcgttttcgacgacggatggttctgcgacggtaaagatgacatttggcgacattttagctgaacaaccgtcgcagaaccatccgtcgtcaaAAACAAAAAGTCCCTATTATCAACATTCAAGGTGAGCAAGGTGGCCCAAAGGCCAAAATCGCTTCAATGTACAAAGTTAAAACAATTGCCTCAGAATATTACAaagttcaggcctgtatgcttcgtttctgAAAGGCCAAGGACACCAACGctttttctctttggtaaagggcaccttatgaggaaattgttaacttctactgaagcatttcaagggcaccaaggcaatgaccaggggggcatggaggcaattgcctttagtgcctccgtgaagtatcaggcctgataagttaaaataaccaaaattacAATAAAGTGCATTTATAGCAGTATACCGGTACAGCAAATTGAAGAAGAAATTCAACTTGAGactagaaataaacaaacaagaagAGAGCAAGATGGTCATTGTTGTAATCAACAACCATGCCCGCTTTTGGCATTCATGAGCTATGTTAGAGCAGGTATTGTGGAATGTTTGCAACGGTCTGTATTGGAAACTGGAAcgattaaaggcactagacactattggtaattacacaaaataattgttagcttgaaaactgactaggtaacgagcaatggagcgCTGTTgatataataatttataaaacattgtgataacccgctcactctgaagtaaccgAGTTTTTGAAGAAAGAGATCTCTTTCTccaaatttctcactcaaataattaaagacttcagctgaagcccttTATTACGCactatgaaagcacacaaagtaacgcAACAGGGGTCTTTTGTCCTTTCCTTTCCacgttttcacaggtttgttattttatgcatatgaaaattaccaaaggtgtccagtgcctctaaagaAAATGAGAACTCTTGTACTGTGATGATGGCTTCAGAGAAGCCGGGGggtcaatagacccttcccatgaaatatgtaaattgcacatagcgcgtgcgcactaacgttttggttggcaaattgaGGGAACATCACGTGTTTTGTACACGGGTAATGTGTGCGTCACGCaaacgcgattgcgcgtctgcttagtgcacaactctatggcgtttgccaaccagcAGGGTCtttacgcatgcgtgaatgtaattagcatatttcatgggaagggtccattgaatTGGACTGTCGACTGGTTGAAGCAGCTTGAAGAAGGGAAAGGAAAAGACTGTTCCAGATCTACTTGCAGTAATAAAAAAGATGACAATAAAGATACATGTATTTTGAACTTCTTGTGAGTTTAAATCCTCAGTCATGCTCAATGCTATCCAGTCAAGAGCTCATGTCAATATGGCTGCCTAGTAACTGAACACTAGAGGGCAGTGGATAAGATTTTGTAACAACCTTAGACCTTATCTCATGATACCCGAGCCTTCATCCGTATGAACTGTAaatggggtaaccctgtttcagccctaggagtaaaaggcaacggcctctggaaaaaaataattgtagcccacaccttgaagtggccttcaggccttgtgtgtctggcgacttgcattaaaaaaaaaattgaaaatattttttaaaaatcgaTAATATTTGGTATGTGCGCATTAGacttggaatgaggtgcatgctggtctagctagagaTCAagttagctagaccagcatgcacctcattcaatgCCTTAAGCGAGTGTACTGAGTgttttgcgataaggtctattggctCTCTAGTCGAGTTGATAAGGAATGACTCCCATCACCAAGGCGACTTACCGCTTGGATTCGTTCGTTTTATGTCGACGGATGACGACCACTTTGCCCGGTTTGACGCCTCTTGACTCCAAGTAGGTTTTCAGCTCGTCCTCGACGACCTCCTTATGGAGACCACCAATGTGGACTTTGTACGGAACTAGACATGAGAAGAAACAGAGGGTCAGGGGTGCGTTCCAATTTtaagtggaacgagttgttcaCCGCCACCGTTGCGcacgttggcaactttaggcgaacatacttctgaggtgttggcgagtggtttttaaaatggcggacaagcatacggtattatttcattgtcacaaacataattacattgtattttcggtgagtgataatgcagatttggaataacaaagttaactggttgatgtaatgatgtcaaaaagaggactattgcagcaaaaacaaagtttaaaaaaacctaCGTTTGGTGCGCGCaatcttcatttcagggcgccgccatattgacatcgcgtatacgcaccaatcgttcaaacgataaaaaaacgtttgcgcgaacagttgcCAGTCGTTTGAGCGAGTGGAATGCACCCCGGGACAGCTGAGATTTCGTGGGGCAGGAATGAGCTTTGAAGAACGTCAACATTCCTAAAAATGTATCTCATACGTGTTGGTTCAGACCCAGAACCTCAAGGATGTTATAATTTAGAGGGCTCTGTGCATCGTgcaattaaagggacacgttgccttggataataataataataatgaactatGTAGAGCatatatcacaatcacagagaagtctctaTGCACTtggagatgaaaacaaaaagagaagttaatacaaaagcaaaatttagggcgagttggtctataaaacagtgtttgtaaccatttgttatgaaatgcaatggTTAGATTATTCTAATTACAATACAGTTCTAAGAGGCTTACGGTTCTTTATTTTCGGAAGGCGTCTGATTATCTTGAGGTTGGTGCTCCAGTCGTTCCGAATTGGGGCAGGCATCGAGATGCCTTGCAGATCTAGAAGCTTCTTGGCCTCCTCTTCAGTCTTGACGATGATCGTTGCAAAGCTGTGGGAGAGAGGACAGACAATAAATTATTCACTTCCACTTTATTTGCCGATGAATTTCTTAAATTGAATGTCtagtttttgttatgttttttttttatataaggcAGCGCCTAATTCACAAGGCCACgtacggccacttcaaggtgacgGCTACATTTAACTGATATGGGCCATCAACCCAAATCAAAATGCACTGACGCAGTCaccatggtccagtggttagaatGCAGGACttacaatcacaaggttgtgggttcaagtcctatcaaactaaccactgatttccaaAATGGCTAGAGTTAATGTTGTCGTCTAGTtgctgaatcacaatttctcgATGTGTGGTATTCATAAATCTTAGACGTTAAACCAAAGTTTGTAcgatgagagagattggcttttGCCAGCATGTGGGAGTGTCGtgaccgaattcaaactctggtgttttctgatcagcagagtgtgggttcgaatctccagccgtgacacttgtgtccttaagcaagacacataaccattgcttcgtccttctgaTGGGACGCAAGTGTGCCGACGAGAAGATCATTGCTGTACCTTTTACCTACCCAAGAAATGAAACagatataaaatataaaacaccacacaagaaaacaacaaacgaTACTTACTGAGCTTTGGCTGCCCTCATCATGTTTTTCTTGTGGCTACGCTGCTTCGGGGTCAGCTTCGCCATGAAGTCCTTGGTGTCCCACTTCTTCACAGTGCTCAGACTAATCTTGGGATGGATACCTTCCTCCTCCAAGAACATTGTCAGGGTCTCTTTGGTGTTGCCGGGTGGCAGATTCCCACAGTAGAAGACAATGCCATTTGTGtctaataatatataataataatgatatctAAGTCTGCAAgctgctctctaatcctaccctttcatgtttccctgctttttttttatacacacaCGATGCATTTACCATTTTTATGGTCGAGTAATCCTTCCTTTCATActgaacatcctttgtcctcaccgctttactcctattggtttatagccaccaattgtttctgaaatagaaactttgattggctatcattTTCCTGCTTTTCTCTgaatccttcccttaatccctttcccctcttttttttctatgaatggattttgtaattgttgtacttgtttatgcctctgaagaaggtctggTTTgcatcgaaagctaaggccatcttcCCTTAGCCCtacttattataataatatcaaagtcttatacagcacacgtatctaccaacaaggtactcaaagcgCTTCATTTTTTACAGAAAGTAGCACCTTTTAAGGGTCTACAAGGGATTACAAAatctgctctagtcaattttgcTTTGTTCATCCCCAAATCATTCACCCACTCAGTTTCCCTAGatgttaataatttgtttttgtatgtcagTCGAGACAAATGGGGCCTGGGCCCGCTTACATTACAAAAAGCTGTtacaagcagaaaatactgcttgacataTTTCTTTGCCGAGTAAATATTGAGTCggacaccagccacaacaattgTAAtatgggctggtaacctgtttctgctaagcactacTTTTCTATGCAgagcaattttgtgtgcttacatgctttttttatgaaaatgggaCATGTATACTTGCTAGGCCTCATTCAAGCCATCCAACGTGATTTGGTTAACTTCATTTATTACTTACCATCTTCGTCGTTTTCCAGGGCAGACACACCCTTTTTCTGTTTCGATAACTTTCTCTTCTTGGATCGTGCCTTGATTGAAGTTGGCCTCTTCACCAGGTTCCTCTCAGAAAGAGGTACCTTGGCAACCGCCTCTTTAGTTTCCATAGGAACGTCCTCCGTCTCTGGAGCAGGTGTTGTTGTTTCCATGACAACATCACTAGGTTGACTCATCTCCTCGCTGTCCTTGCCATCTTCGCCTCCTGCAGCTTTCCGTACCTTCTCTGAAGACGAATCAGAATTCAACGATTTCTTGGCACTCCTTGCCTCAAAGTTGAATGTCACCTCGTcgtctttgtttttttccccagcttCTTTTGAAGGCGTCTTTGTCTTCGGAGTTTTTGTCTTCGGAGTTTTTGTCTTCGGTGTTTTTGTCTTCGGAGTTTTCTTCATTAACTTGGGCGTTTCCATGGTCGTTTCTGCCGTTGGGACAGTCACTTCTTGATTCAAACCACTGGTTAGTTCACCCATATTTTCGGTGTCACTCTTTTGGTCAAACTTCCGCTTCTTGGCGGACTTCGGAGTCTTCTTTGTGCTTATCTTTTGTGGGGTTTCctcattatttgttttgctcTCAGTGAAGAGCTCCTTGGCCAGCTCGTCTTGAGACTGCGACTTCCTCACTCCCTTTTTCGTCATTGTCGTAACAAACAGTGGCTCGATGAGGCAACTTACGAAACCTTTGCAAATGAAAAATTATATATATGACAACTTCACTTGAAGAAGAAAATGATGTTCCTTCCAACCAGCACTTATTCACTCAATATTACAAGAATAAGCATCTTAAtagttactcctagaactatgatgtTCGTTCCACTATCATTCGTTGTGGAGACGatatagcggaacgaacctcgtAGTTTTAGGACTAGGAGTAGTTAATAGTCACCCAAATTGGATTATATGTTTTTGATGGTGTTATATTAACATGTATGATTTATAAAAGGCCAGCGATTGCAAAACTTTCACCCTTTCACCCTCACTTGTTAGACCACAGATGTCAAAATCATTTGTATAAAGACTAGTCAACCAGCAGTacagtacagcgccccagttactggctGGCTCTGCTCTGCTCTATCTCATGTCCTCATATATATTGCTATGGTCATGCATGGACAAGCGAACACATTTTTGAGTTAAACTTAATGTGCCTCTCTAATGCGTTACAGTAAGTGACCACCTGGGGGAAGAGATAGGCGTACATTACTCCTAACCTAAGTCCTACAACTtaatgaggttcgttccgctattaTTGTCTCCACGAACGTAGACgatagcagaacgaacctcaACAATTCTAGGAGTAGGTAACATGTCATTTCTCCTTATGAAGTTCGGGATAACTTTCCGGATAGtgctaccactttttcactcatttttacaaaaagggatatctcatttgaggtaaattagatactatatatattattagtatatatttcatatcgaatgaaaaagtggtggcgtcacTCATATGGGAAATAAACTTTTCCGAAGTTCGTTCCACGGAATCCACTTCATAAATCATAGTTACCTACTACACACTGACTACTCCGGAAACAATGGAGGATTATTTCAACCTCCTCCATGGTATGCTCCATCCTAACCAACCATTCCCAAACCATAATAGTGATATCCAAATCCATTCCCCAATAAACATGATCAGAAAGAATCAgatgataaaaaaataaaatattttaatttaattcttTCAATTCATTAAAATTCCGATAACAAATACAATTAATTATAAGGCCCTTAAGTGttatgttattaatattaacaaATCAATGGCATTACTACACCTACAATTACAAACCCACCTTTTTGTGCTCTGTTTTGTTAACAATTTATAGAGAACGAAGTTTCACATCCACACATTACATGTACAGCAGTCAAGACGCACACGTTTCTCTCTAAAGGCCACATGTGTTCAGGAAATCTTCACTGGTGACCTTACGTCGTATACATGTAGATCTTACGGGATTCTCTATCGGGACTGGTACCCTTCATTCAGCCCCCTCGAAAGAGCACCACCTCTTGACGGatcaaatacaaaacatttcaaCTGCGGTACGCGATTATTCTACCAATTCCTTGAGTACGAGACTATTGTTGCGCATTACTGATACCTCAAGAATAAGGGGGAGGTCACGTATATAAACGGCGTTatatggaattcgggctttctttccctttaaaaaataatcctCCACTACTATAGGGAACAT
The DNA window shown above is from Asterias amurensis chromosome 18, ASM3211899v1 and carries:
- the LOC139950506 gene encoding uncharacterized protein is translated as MTKKGVRKSQSQDELAKELFTESKTNNEETPQKISTKKTPKSAKKRKFDQKSDTENMGELTSGLNQEVTVPTAETTMETPKLMKKTPKTKTPKTKTPKTKTPKTKTPSKEAGEKNKDDEVTFNFEARSAKKSLNSDSSSEKVRKAAGGEDGKDSEEMSQPSDVVMETTTPAPETEDVPMETKEAVAKVPLSERNLVKRPTSIKARSKKRKLSKQKKGVSALENDEDDTNGIVFYCGNLPPGNTKETLTMFLEEEGIHPKISLSTVKKWDTKDFMAKLTPKQRSHKKNMMRAAKAHFATIIVKTEEEAKKLLDLQGISMPAPIRNDWSTNLKIIRRLPKIKNLPYKVHIGGLHKEVVEDELKTYLESRGVKPGKVVVIRRHKTNESKRYGFVWFESVKEADRAVDLPEPTLREKPVKIQHSFKKKFKNF